The following coding sequences lie in one Alloacidobacterium dinghuense genomic window:
- a CDS encoding class I SAM-dependent methyltransferase, whose amino-acid sequence MAAIAQQQPLTPERFFNAVNAYQQTEALKAAIELEIFTAIAEGNTNAATIAKRCSASERGARTLCDFLTIHGFLTKEGSQYDLAPDSALFLNRHSPAYVGGAIEFMLTPRLREGNARLADAVRKGGSALGDDVLEPDNHIWVKFAEAMMPLTRMASEIMAVELRKGGESHKVLDIAASHGMYGIAVAKQNPAAHIHAVDWENVLEVAKRNARAMGFADRHHLIPGSAFEVELGSGYDLALITNFLHHFDAPTCTTFMRRVHAALKPGGRAAILEFVPNPDRVTPPAPAAFSMTMLANTPSGDAYTFAELETIAKHAGFSRVELAPPQVGMGRLVIAYR is encoded by the coding sequence ATGGCTGCCATAGCCCAGCAACAACCGCTTACCCCAGAACGTTTTTTCAATGCCGTAAATGCCTATCAGCAGACGGAAGCACTGAAGGCAGCCATCGAGTTGGAAATCTTCACCGCTATCGCCGAAGGGAATACCAATGCAGCAACCATTGCCAAGCGTTGTTCGGCTTCCGAGCGCGGCGCGCGCACGCTATGCGATTTCCTGACCATTCATGGCTTCCTGACCAAAGAAGGATCACAGTACGATCTCGCACCGGATTCAGCCCTGTTCCTCAACCGGCATTCCCCGGCATATGTCGGCGGTGCGATTGAGTTCATGCTCACTCCTCGATTACGTGAAGGTAACGCGCGCCTGGCCGACGCCGTGCGTAAGGGAGGCTCGGCGTTAGGCGACGACGTGCTCGAGCCCGATAATCACATCTGGGTAAAGTTTGCCGAGGCCATGATGCCGCTCACGCGGATGGCCTCTGAGATCATGGCTGTCGAACTTCGCAAGGGCGGTGAATCGCACAAGGTTCTCGATATCGCTGCCAGTCATGGCATGTATGGAATCGCCGTGGCAAAGCAGAATCCCGCCGCGCACATCCATGCTGTTGATTGGGAAAATGTGCTCGAGGTTGCAAAGAGGAACGCGCGCGCCATGGGATTTGCCGATCGCCATCACTTGATTCCCGGGAGTGCCTTCGAGGTTGAACTCGGCAGCGGTTACGATCTGGCGCTGATCACAAATTTCCTGCACCACTTCGATGCCCCGACCTGTACCACGTTTATGCGGAGAGTGCATGCCGCGCTCAAGCCAGGTGGCCGCGCCGCGATTCTTGAATTCGTTCCCAATCCAGATCGCGTCACTCCGCCCGCGCCGGCTGCCTTCAGCATGACGATGCTGGCGAATACTCCATCGGGCGATGCCTATACCTTCGCTGAACTTGAGACCATTGCGAAACATGCCGGCTTTTCACGTGTAGAACTCGCGCCACCGCAAGTCGGAATGGGTCGCCTGGTAATTGCGTATCGCTAG
- a CDS encoding DUF4254 domain-containing protein codes for MALPDTTILSAAEITRQQDHLTSLWHQQRAAIPAGSLGTFLDSVIAQHLANFQLWHTEDDARAPHATDHDLAEVKRAIDRINQRRNDLAESCDVVLLDHLRALNLPNPKAELNSESPGLIIDRLSILSLKIFHTTEEIERPDAPEGHAERNRARLEILQDQRHDLAHCLDRLWQQTLAGTRSFKLYRQLKMYNDPALNPAVYTPNKPTS; via the coding sequence ATGGCTTTGCCCGACACAACAATTCTCTCGGCTGCTGAAATCACCCGGCAACAGGATCACCTGACATCCCTCTGGCATCAGCAGCGGGCTGCTATTCCGGCTGGAAGCCTTGGGACATTTCTGGACAGTGTGATCGCCCAGCATCTGGCGAACTTCCAGCTCTGGCACACAGAAGACGATGCCCGGGCACCACATGCGACCGATCACGACCTCGCGGAAGTAAAGCGCGCCATCGACCGTATCAACCAGCGCCGCAACGATCTGGCCGAGAGCTGCGACGTGGTTCTGCTTGACCACCTGCGGGCGCTCAACCTCCCTAATCCCAAAGCTGAGCTGAATTCCGAAAGCCCCGGCCTCATCATCGACCGGCTTTCGATCCTATCGCTGAAGATCTTCCACACCACCGAAGAAATCGAGCGCCCAGACGCACCCGAGGGCCACGCCGAACGCAATCGAGCCCGCCTTGAAATTCTCCAAGACCAACGCCACGATCTTGCTCATTGCCTCGACCGCCTCTGGCAGCAGACTCTCGCTGGCACGCGCAGCTTCAAGCTCTATCGGCAACTTAAAATGTACAACGATCCAGCCCTGAACCCGGCCGTTTACACCCCAAACAAACCAACTTCGTGA
- a CDS encoding ATP-grasp domain-containing protein, protein MSERILCITTYEKGQAFMRQCAAMGCRIVLLTVEKLKHADWPRDILEDVLTMPADLGVEGVIRTVAYVARGWKIDRMVALDEFDMETVAALREHMRVPGMGRTTTAHFRDKLAMRFEAQRAGALVPEFSPVLNYDDLRIYMANVPGPWVLKPRAEASAIGIRKIHDPEQLWRTLDELGDRQSFFLLERFVPGDIYHVDAITSERQVVFSAVSRYGKPPMQVMHEGGVFTTRIVHRGDDDAKELTTINARLIPAMGLVRGVTHAEYIHAKDGRFYFLEVAARVGGAFIADVVEFATGVNLWAEWARIEVCSMRGEPYVLPYTKQDYAGSVLCLAKTAEPDTSMFDAPEIVYRMKKHHHAGMIVHSTDPDRVRSLLEDYSVRFAETYLAVAPVPDKPTA, encoded by the coding sequence ATGAGCGAGCGGATTCTCTGTATTACGACCTATGAAAAGGGACAGGCATTCATGCGTCAGTGCGCAGCGATGGGCTGCCGCATCGTGCTGTTGACAGTCGAAAAACTGAAACACGCCGACTGGCCGCGCGACATTCTGGAAGATGTGCTGACCATGCCGGCTGACCTCGGTGTGGAAGGCGTTATCCGCACCGTGGCCTATGTTGCGCGTGGCTGGAAGATCGATCGCATGGTGGCGCTCGATGAATTCGATATGGAGACCGTGGCTGCGCTGCGAGAGCATATGCGCGTTCCCGGCATGGGGCGGACCACGACCGCGCACTTCCGCGACAAACTGGCGATGCGCTTTGAGGCACAACGAGCCGGAGCGCTGGTGCCGGAATTTTCTCCGGTATTGAACTACGACGATCTGCGTATCTACATGGCGAACGTTCCAGGGCCGTGGGTGCTCAAGCCGCGTGCAGAGGCTTCAGCGATCGGAATAAGAAAGATCCATGATCCCGAGCAACTGTGGCGCACGCTCGATGAGCTCGGTGATCGTCAGAGCTTTTTCCTGCTGGAGCGCTTTGTGCCGGGCGACATCTATCACGTAGATGCAATTACCAGCGAACGGCAGGTGGTCTTTTCCGCGGTGAGCCGCTATGGCAAGCCGCCTATGCAGGTGATGCATGAAGGCGGCGTCTTCACGACGCGGATCGTCCACCGCGGTGATGACGATGCGAAAGAATTGACGACGATCAATGCGCGGTTGATTCCGGCGATGGGCCTGGTGCGCGGTGTAACGCATGCCGAATATATTCACGCGAAAGACGGGCGCTTCTATTTTCTCGAAGTGGCGGCGCGTGTGGGCGGAGCGTTTATTGCGGATGTGGTCGAGTTCGCGACCGGCGTAAACCTGTGGGCGGAGTGGGCGCGCATCGAGGTGTGCTCTATGCGCGGCGAGCCGTATGTGCTGCCGTATACAAAGCAGGATTACGCGGGCAGCGTGCTGTGCCTGGCGAAGACTGCGGAGCCGGATACATCCATGTTCGACGCGCCGGAGATTGTTTACCGCATGAAGAAGCACCATCACGCAGGGATGATTGTGCACTCGACGGATCCAGATAGGGTGCGATCTCTGCTTGAGGACTACAGCGTTCGCTTCGCCGAAACCTATCTCGCGGTGGCGC